The Verrucomicrobiales bacterium nucleotide sequence TTATTCAGTTTGGCAGGATACCCGACTCAATAGGCTTCAGCCCCACTGTGGACCCTACTGACTGGTAAGCCGGATGCGGGAAATCCGCCAGTCCGGTTTGGAGGGAGGGGTGCGGTCAATCCCGCATTCCTACCCCTATCAGTGGAGTGTGGGCCGTGTCGGCCCAGGGGGCTCCCGGGTTAAGGCTGTTTTGTCCGCTCAGAGTCGGCGGGCGTGAACGGTGTTTCCGGACGGGTGCCGGAGGCGTCGGCATTCCGCGCATCGGAGGTCACTCCTTGTCCGAGCGCGTTGCTTCGGCCCGAGGATTTCTTGCCACGCAGTTCGGCGCCCAGCTGGACTGGTCTCGACTCTTCTCCGATCATGGCGAGAAGATCCTCGACCGACTTTTTGAGGCACTGAGCCTCGTGTTTGAGCGAAGCGGCGGCCGACGCCTCCTCCTCGGCACCGGCGGCGTTGGTCTGGGTGATCCGGTCCATTTGAGATACGGCGCTGTTGATCTGGGCGATTCCCGTGCCTTGCTCAGCCGATGCGGTAGCGATTTGTCCGACGACTTCGTCGACCTTGCGTGCGTGTTGTGCGATCTCTGTCAGTCGGTCGGAAACCTTGGCGCAGACCTGAACCCCGCGGTCGGACTTCTGGACGGATTCGGTGATTCGTTCTTCCGTTTCGCGGGCGGCGAGGGCGCTGCGCTGGGCGAGATTGCGAACTTCATCAGCGACCACAGCGAAGCCCAATCCGGCTTCCCCGGCCCGCGCTGCTTCCACAGCGGCGTTCAGAGCCAGGATATTGGTTTGGAAGGCGATCTCGTCGATGGTCTTTAGGATTTTGGAGATGTTATCTCCGGACGTTTTGATGGCCGTGACGGCCTCGCTCATTTCCTGCATGTCCGCGAGCCCAGCGTCGGCGGCGGATCTCGTCAGGTTGGCAATGGCCTTGGCATCGGCCGCATGTTCGGCATTGCGCTTGGTCATGCTCGACATTTCCTCCAGCGAGGCACTGGTTTGTTCCAGTGCCGCCGCCTGATCCCCTGCTCCCTCCGCCAACGATTGGCTGGTGGCGGAGATCTGGCTGGAGGATTCGGCGGTTTGCTCACTCGACTCGTAAATGCGGCGGATGCTGTGAGACAGGGGCAGGATAAGCAGTCGGCGATTGATGTAGGAGAGCACGAGGACGATACCGAGCGTCAAGGGGAGGACGAGGATGAGCGTGTTCATGAACCCGGCCTTCACAACGGCGTCGATCTTGTCCATAGAGGACTTCAGCACGAAGGCGCCATGCACCTGCCCTGCCTTCCAATCCTCCATCGCGAAGCCGAGCAAGTCCTTGCCGTCGCCCGTGGGACTGGTCTTGGGATCGCCGTGGCACATCAGGCAATCTGACGTGAGCACGATGGGTCGGGCGAACACGATTTGGTTGTTCGCGTGGTCTACCTGGAAAAACTCGTTCGTCTGCTGGGTTTCGAAGAGCTTCAAGATCCGCTCCTCCTCGGGAGTCGGCGAATTCTTCGGGTTCCGAGCCTGGCGCTTGGGGATCCGGAATTCATAGCCCTCTTTCTTGGCCACTTCCCCGATCGCTTTCCAGGCCGCCACGACCGGGATGGTGCTGTAGAGAGTGGATTCACGCAGCGAGGCCCCCTTCTTGATCTCCTCCATGAGGTGAGGCAGATCGAAGGCCTTGTTTTGGTTCATTGCCGAGAAGGAAGATCGCACCTGCTCACCTTCGATCACCACCGCACGCATCGAAGCGTGCGTCATCTCGATGCCTTGACGGCGGATGACTTGACGTTGAATCCACAAGCTGCAGGCTACGCCTAATGCAAGTGCCGCCCCTGCGCCGACAATGATTCTAGACCCCAGTTTCATAGTTCTGCTCTCACTTCCCTCTCGTTCTCCAAGTTGTCTATCGACGGGAGTTGGCGTGGCTAAACACCCAGAACGCGCAATCGCAAAAAATGCGAAAAGCTTATGTTTAGCGTCAGAATCGGGGTGTCAGGGCAGGGGAACCCGGTGCGAAATGCAGGTTGCGACAGTGCAGGCTCTTGGGGGGCGAGCGTGATTGCTAGAAGTGGATGAGCTCGGCCACTTTGGCGGCCAGGTCACCCGGTTGGCGCATTAAGGATTCGCCTACGAGTATCGCTCGGGAGCCACAAGCCGCCAGGCGCTGAACGTCCGAACGCGAGTGGATGCCGCTCTCGGCCACGAGCAAACGTTGGGAGAATTCTGACCGGTCCTTGAGATGCTGAGCGAGCTTTTCGGTGGTGCCCAAATCAACTTTGAAGGTTTTAAGATCGCGGTTATTGATTCCCACAACCGGTGCTCCGATGGCCACGACTCGGTCCAACTCAGCCGCATCATGCACCTCGACCAAGGCGGTGAGTCCGGCGCCGACGGCGAGTTGATGAAACCGGCGCATCTGGTCATCGCTCAGAATGGCAGCGATCAGGAGAATGGCGTCGGCCCCCCACTCCACTGCTTCCAGGATTTGTCGTTCATCGATGATGAAGTCTTTGCGCAGCAGCGGGAGCTGGACGGCGGCTCG carries:
- a CDS encoding DUF3365 domain-containing protein; translated protein: MKLGSRIIVGAGAALALGVACSLWIQRQVIRRQGIEMTHASMRAVVIEGEQVRSSFSAMNQNKAFDLPHLMEEIKKGASLRESTLYSTIPVVAAWKAIGEVAKKEGYEFRIPKRQARNPKNSPTPEEERILKLFETQQTNEFFQVDHANNQIVFARPIVLTSDCLMCHGDPKTSPTGDGKDLLGFAMEDWKAGQVHGAFVLKSSMDKIDAVVKAGFMNTLILVLPLTLGIVLVLSYINRRLLILPLSHSIRRIYESSEQTAESSSQISATSQSLAEGAGDQAAALEQTSASLEEMSSMTKRNAEHAADAKAIANLTRSAADAGLADMQEMSEAVTAIKTSGDNISKILKTIDEIAFQTNILALNAAVEAARAGEAGLGFAVVADEVRNLAQRSALAARETEERITESVQKSDRGVQVCAKVSDRLTEIAQHARKVDEVVGQIATASAEQGTGIAQINSAVSQMDRITQTNAAGAEEEASAAASLKHEAQCLKKSVEDLLAMIGEESRPVQLGAELRGKKSSGRSNALGQGVTSDARNADASGTRPETPFTPADSERTKQP
- the trpC gene encoding indole-3-glycerol phosphate synthase TrpC, whose amino-acid sequence is MNILQTIVEQKQREIAHLPQRSVSVSDLQQAIQQRGGLRDFRGALETPSSGRVALIAEVKKASPSAGIICPDFDAVRIARRYEEAGASCLSVLTDEKFFQGSLQYLRAIRAAVQLPLLRKDFIIDERQILEAVEWGADAILLIAAILSDDQMRRFHQLAVGAGLTALVEVHDAAELDRVVAIGAPVVGINNRDLKTFKVDLGTTEKLAQHLKDRSEFSQRLLVAESGIHSRSDVQRLAACGSRAILVGESLMRQPGDLAAKVAELIHF